One Synergistales bacterium genomic window carries:
- a CDS encoding ABC transporter substrate-binding protein, which translates to MKVKTMFPAVAALMLWAAAVPAAEPVTVMLEWYPNVDHLPLYVAREEGFFADEGLEVEILNPSDTSSSFRLAVAGRVDVAVTYETQVLRSLAEGVRSTVVGTLIDEPLNTLLYLKGNGIEEPADLRGRTLGFTEPTIGRMWELALEQAGVADYEAVNIQFAVVPSLVSGRVAGVMGGYRNYEYVELKRKGYEPAFFTLPECGFPHFAELVLATAPGTARERAGAVAGFRRALERAAAFIDAHPDGAMEDFFAAVPEADRELERAVFAETKALYPGSQELDAAAWQRYADFLAEGGLLSRSVDVVPVLWKGDE; encoded by the coding sequence TGCTGTGGGCCGCTGCGGTTCCGGCCGCCGAGCCGGTGACGGTGATGCTGGAGTGGTACCCTAATGTGGACCACCTGCCCCTCTATGTGGCCCGGGAGGAGGGCTTCTTCGCCGACGAGGGGCTGGAGGTGGAGATCCTCAACCCGTCGGACACCTCCTCGTCCTTCCGGCTGGCCGTTGCGGGGCGGGTGGATGTGGCGGTCACCTACGAGACCCAGGTGCTGCGCTCCCTCGCCGAGGGGGTGCGCTCCACCGTGGTGGGGACGCTGATCGACGAGCCCCTCAACACGCTGCTCTACCTGAAGGGGAACGGCATCGAGGAGCCGGCGGACCTCCGGGGGCGCACCCTGGGCTTCACCGAGCCCACCATCGGACGGATGTGGGAGCTGGCCCTGGAGCAGGCAGGCGTTGCGGACTACGAGGCGGTGAACATCCAGTTCGCCGTGGTGCCCTCGCTGGTGTCGGGCCGCGTGGCCGGCGTCATGGGGGGCTACCGCAACTACGAGTACGTGGAGCTCAAGCGGAAGGGCTACGAACCGGCCTTTTTCACCCTCCCCGAGTGCGGCTTCCCCCACTTCGCCGAGCTGGTGCTGGCCACGGCCCCCGGGACGGCCCGGGAGCGGGCCGGTGCGGTCGCCGGGTTCCGACGCGCCCTGGAGCGGGCGGCGGCCTTCATCGACGCCCATCCCGACGGGGCCATGGAGGATTTCTTCGCGGCGGTGCCCGAGGCGGACCGGGAGCTGGAGCGGGCCGTCTTCGCCGAGACGAAGGCCCTCTACCCCGGGAGCCAGGAGCTGGACGCCGCCGCCTGGCAGCGCTACGCCGACTTTCTGGCCGAGGGCGGGCTGCTCTCGCGCTCTGTGGATGTGGTCCCTGTTCTATGGAAGGGAGATGAATGA